A genomic region of Rhizobium sp. NXC24 contains the following coding sequences:
- a CDS encoding branched-chain amino acid ABC transporter substrate-binding protein: MNVLRRTPLLIALLLAAGSSYAAGVNIGIVAPQNGNFAPLGAQITTGANFEVQALQDSATVVDEPCTEDGGRAVAESLITAKAQVAIGFLCSETLEGALPRLKEAGIPVITVSVRSHIVMEDAFKNGWPFFRLAPVDSTEAAMAVDTILKSWVAEPMALIEDGTIHGRELVEAVRNALEEKGLKPVFTDTYRPGQEQQIALVRRLKKAGATRVFVGGDRSDVAVIARDAHSENIPLTLMGGDAMRAANQPVPLADGVEAIALPDYASLPVAQTTAQAMRAKGIEPDGYILPAAAAVLIANQAAESAKAENKSIADKLIGTAFQTPIGQITFGQNHELMENPYRLLEWRGNAFVPPTPPSN, encoded by the coding sequence ATGAACGTTCTGCGCCGCACACCGCTACTGATTGCGCTGCTTCTGGCAGCGGGCAGCAGCTATGCCGCCGGTGTCAATATCGGCATCGTCGCGCCGCAGAACGGAAACTTTGCACCCCTCGGCGCCCAGATCACCACGGGCGCCAATTTTGAGGTGCAGGCGCTACAGGATTCGGCCACCGTCGTCGACGAGCCCTGCACGGAGGATGGCGGCAGGGCAGTGGCCGAGTCGTTGATCACGGCCAAGGCACAAGTCGCGATCGGCTTTCTCTGCAGCGAGACGCTGGAAGGGGCACTGCCGCGGCTGAAGGAGGCCGGTATCCCCGTCATCACCGTTTCCGTGCGTTCCCATATCGTGATGGAGGATGCGTTCAAGAACGGCTGGCCGTTTTTCCGTCTCGCTCCAGTCGACAGCACCGAAGCTGCCATGGCGGTCGACACCATCCTGAAGAGCTGGGTAGCCGAGCCGATGGCGCTTATCGAAGACGGCACGATCCACGGCCGTGAACTGGTGGAAGCGGTGCGCAATGCGCTTGAAGAGAAGGGCCTGAAGCCGGTCTTCACCGACACCTATCGCCCCGGCCAGGAACAGCAGATCGCCCTTGTCCGCCGGCTGAAGAAGGCCGGCGCCACCCGTGTCTTCGTCGGCGGCGACCGCAGCGATGTGGCGGTCATTGCCCGCGATGCTCACAGCGAGAATATCCCGTTGACGTTGATGGGTGGTGATGCAATGCGCGCCGCCAACCAGCCGGTGCCTCTGGCAGACGGCGTGGAGGCCATCGCCCTCCCCGATTACGCCAGCCTGCCCGTTGCCCAAACGACCGCGCAGGCGATGCGTGCCAAGGGTATCGAACCGGATGGTTATATTCTGCCGGCGGCGGCCGCCGTGCTGATTGCCAACCAGGCCGCGGAAAGTGCCAAAGCGGAAAACAAATCGATTGCCGACAAGCTGATCGGCACGGCCTTTCAGACGCCGATCGGCCAAATCACCTTCGGTCAGAACCACGAATTGATGGAAAATCCCTACCGGCTGTTGGAATGGCGCGGCAACGCCTTTGTGCCACCGACACCGCCGTCGAACTGA
- the rpe gene encoding ribulose-phosphate 3-epimerase → MTLPIRIAPSILAADFAKLGQEVKDVTEAGADWIHLDVMDGHFVPNISFGPDVIKSLRSYTNATFDCHLMISPADPYLEAFAKAGCDRITVHAEAGAHLHRSLQTIRHLGKKVGVTLNPATPLSVLENVLDDIDLILIMSVNPGFGGQKFIPAMADKIRNARLLIGDRPIELEVDGGVTVDTAPIVTAAGANVLVAGSAIFKGESVEAYRQTVSDLRSAAERGRVGSN, encoded by the coding sequence ATGACCTTGCCGATCCGCATTGCGCCCTCCATCCTCGCGGCCGATTTCGCCAAGCTCGGACAGGAAGTCAAAGATGTAACCGAAGCCGGGGCGGACTGGATCCATCTCGACGTCATGGATGGACATTTCGTGCCGAATATCTCGTTCGGCCCCGATGTCATCAAGTCGCTGCGTTCCTATACCAACGCCACCTTCGACTGCCATCTGATGATCTCGCCCGCCGATCCCTATCTCGAAGCCTTCGCCAAGGCCGGCTGCGACCGCATTACGGTTCACGCCGAAGCCGGCGCGCATCTGCATCGCTCGCTGCAGACCATCCGTCATCTCGGCAAGAAAGTCGGCGTCACCCTCAATCCGGCAACGCCCCTGTCCGTTCTGGAAAACGTGCTGGATGATATCGACCTGATCCTGATTATGTCGGTTAATCCCGGTTTCGGCGGCCAAAAGTTCATTCCCGCCATGGCGGACAAGATCCGGAATGCCCGCCTTCTGATCGGGGACCGTCCGATCGAACTCGAGGTCGACGGCGGCGTCACCGTCGATACGGCTCCGATCGTCACCGCCGCCGGCGCCAATGTCCTTGTCGCCGGCTCGGCGATCTTCAAGGGTGAATCCGTCGAGGCCTATCGGCAGACGGTTTCCGACCTGCGCTCTGCGGCAGAACGAGGCCGCGTTGGATCAAATTAA
- a CDS encoding flavin reductase: protein MTKTREAIVLDKQRMDPADYRDAMSRYAGHVQLVTTALGNERRGVTITAACSVSDNPATILICLNNNNAKNEIFFKSGIFALNALGAHHQALADAFSGKTNLTNEERFATGKFDTLVTGAPVLTDALAAFDCRVTEIKRASTHNIIFGEVVAVHFDETKPALLYMNRDYHTL from the coding sequence ATGACGAAAACGAGGGAAGCAATCGTGCTAGACAAGCAGCGTATGGATCCGGCTGACTATCGCGACGCCATGAGCCGTTATGCGGGGCATGTGCAGCTAGTGACCACCGCACTTGGCAATGAACGGCGCGGGGTAACGATCACGGCTGCCTGCTCGGTCTCGGACAATCCAGCCACAATCCTGATCTGCCTTAACAACAACAATGCGAAGAACGAAATCTTCTTCAAAAGCGGCATCTTTGCCCTGAACGCTCTCGGCGCCCATCATCAGGCGCTCGCCGATGCCTTCTCCGGCAAGACGAATTTGACCAATGAAGAGCGTTTCGCAACGGGCAAGTTCGATACGCTCGTGACCGGTGCGCCGGTTCTTACCGACGCGCTGGCAGCCTTCGATTGCCGCGTCACCGAAATCAAACGGGCTTCGACGCATAACATCATCTTCGGCGAAGTGGTGGCGGTGCATTTCGATGAAACAAAGCCGGCGCTGCTCTATATGAACAGGGACTATCACACGTTATAA
- a CDS encoding MoxR family ATPase, producing MPDHHHHRAPSLPSSIDETIDMLGTHDYLAGRALGTVLFLALKMKRPLFLEGEAGVGKTEIAKVLSKALDRPLIRLQCYEGLDVSSAVYEWNYPAQMLEIRLAEASGLTDRDRIEADIFSERYLIRRPVLQALSGTGGRAPVFLIDELDRTDEAFEAFLLEVLSDFQVTVPELGTIRAAEPPIVIITTNRTREVHDALKRRCLYHWVDYPEAAQELDIIRRKVPGCNEALSRQIVAYVQKLRTLDLFKNPGVAETIDWATALTELDRLALDPETISDTLGTLLKYQDDIARIQGGEGNRVLDEVKSELLATG from the coding sequence ATGCCTGATCATCATCATCATCGTGCACCGTCGCTGCCGAGTTCGATCGACGAAACGATCGACATGCTCGGCACTCACGACTATCTCGCGGGGCGTGCGCTCGGCACAGTGCTGTTTCTGGCGCTGAAAATGAAACGGCCGCTTTTTCTGGAAGGCGAGGCCGGCGTCGGCAAGACCGAGATCGCCAAAGTGCTGTCGAAGGCGCTCGACCGGCCGCTGATCCGCCTGCAATGTTATGAAGGGCTCGACGTTTCCTCCGCCGTCTATGAGTGGAACTATCCGGCGCAGATGCTGGAAATCCGCCTTGCCGAAGCGTCGGGTCTTACCGACCGTGACCGTATCGAGGCCGATATCTTTTCCGAGCGTTATCTCATTCGGCGGCCCGTGCTGCAGGCGCTATCGGGCACGGGAGGGCGTGCGCCGGTATTCCTGATCGATGAACTGGACCGCACCGATGAGGCGTTCGAAGCTTTTCTGCTCGAAGTGCTTTCCGATTTCCAGGTGACCGTCCCCGAGCTCGGCACCATTCGCGCCGCCGAACCGCCCATCGTCATCATCACCACCAACCGCACCCGCGAGGTGCATGATGCTCTGAAGCGGCGTTGCCTCTATCACTGGGTCGATTACCCCGAAGCGGCACAGGAGCTTGACATCATCCGCCGCAAAGTGCCGGGCTGTAACGAGGCGCTGTCGCGCCAGATCGTCGCCTATGTGCAGAAGCTACGCACGCTCGACCTCTTCAAGAATCCCGGCGTCGCCGAAACCATCGACTGGGCGACGGCGCTGACCGAGCTCGACCGGCTGGCGCTCGATCCCGAAACGATTTCCGATACGCTCGGCACCCTTCTGAAATACCAGGACGATATTGCCCGCATCCAGGGCGGCGAAGGCAACCGGGTGCTGGACGAGGTCAAATCCGAACTGCTGGCAACGGGATGA